A part of Cryptococcus decagattii chromosome 2, complete sequence genomic DNA contains:
- a CDS encoding CDP-diacylglycerol-serine O-phosphatidyltransferase, with protein MPPPMTPQQRKKQRELHQYRDDHGHFSLVRNFRLADLITIMNGVCGTLSILSSARYIILSANIPGPPSTAAIRTLYFAHLLPVLGFGFDALDGKVARWMGGGSMLGQEMDSLADLVSFGVAPAVLAFTLGLRTPLDLFALLLFVSCGLARLARFNATVALIPSDPSGKSKYFEGLPIPSSLALTSMMACWVKQGTYAHPGLAKNNDVPFGVVTLWGEDGGSGQVHVVSALFALWGAMMVSKTLRIPKL; from the exons ATGCCCCCCCCGATGACACCCCAGCAACGCAAGAAGCAGCGGGAACTCCACCAGTACCGCGATGACCACGGCCACTTTTCCCTCGTCCG CAACTTTCGCCTGGCGGACCTGATCACGATCATGAACGGCGTGTGCGGCACACTCTCCATCCTTTCCTCCGCGCGCtacatcatcctctccgcCAACATCCCCGGCCCGCCCTCCACCGCGGCCATCCGCACACTCTACTTTGCCCACCTCCTCCCCGTCCTCGGCTTCGGTTTCGACGCACTCGACGGCAAGGTCGCACGATGGATGGGTGGCGGCTCCATGCTCGGCCAGGAGATGGACTCTTTGGCAGACCTCGTATCGTTCGGCGTCGCACCCGCCGTACTCGCATTCACACTCGGCCTCCGCACCCCGCTCGACCTCTtcgccctcctcctcttcgttTCCTGCGGCCTCGCCCGCCTCGCCAGGTTCAACGCCACCGTCGCACTCATCCCATCTGATCCCTCGGGCAAATCAAAATACTTTGAGGGTCTCCCCATCCCATCCAGTCTCGCACTGACCAGCATGATGGCCTGCTGGGTCAAACAAGGCACCTACGCCCATCCCGGCCTCGCCAAGAACAATGACGTGCCCTTTGGCGTGGTCACCCTTTGGGGTGAAGACGGGGGATCGGGACAAGTACATGTCGTCAGCGCCCTCTTTGCCCTCTGGGGAGCCATGATGGTCAGCAAGACTTTACGG ATCCCAAAACTGTAA